The following are from one region of the Aquirufa lenticrescens genome:
- a CDS encoding LolA family protein, translated as MIRLFFLFLSFSLFAQDANKTVVQVLARMNKVRDYKVDAQIKSDIPLVRIMPAKATIYFKQPEKFRMMTKGIAILPKKGFTDLTALLKNKAAYNALFTGFEVIDGVKTESITLLPTDDSGEIVLAKIWVDPTLDLILKSQITSRSNGTVLSTYVYGSEKAFGLPSELNITVDVKKFKIPKGVVVDINRTAVAPVNTRKTGQIRLSLTNYVINQGIEDKIFKD; from the coding sequence ATGATTCGCTTATTTTTCCTATTTCTTTCCTTCTCCCTTTTTGCCCAAGATGCGAATAAGACGGTGGTGCAGGTGTTAGCGCGAATGAACAAGGTGCGCGATTACAAAGTCGATGCACAGATTAAATCCGATATTCCTTTGGTCAGAATTATGCCTGCTAAGGCGACTATCTATTTCAAGCAGCCGGAAAAATTTCGGATGATGACAAAAGGAATTGCGATTTTGCCCAAAAAAGGGTTCACCGACTTAACTGCCCTACTAAAGAACAAAGCGGCTTACAATGCTTTATTCACTGGTTTCGAGGTTATTGATGGTGTAAAAACAGAGTCGATTACCTTGCTTCCCACGGACGATTCCGGTGAAATTGTGTTAGCTAAAATCTGGGTCGACCCTACGCTAGATCTGATCTTAAAATCCCAAATCACCTCCCGCAGCAACGGAACCGTCCTTTCCACCTATGTGTATGGGTCTGAAAAAGCTTTTGGCCTACCTTCCGAATTGAATATCACGGTCGACGTGAAAAAATTCAAGATTCCGAAAGGCGTCGTAGTCGACATCAACCGCACCGCGGTCGCACCGGTAAATACGCGCAAAACAGGCCAAATTCGCCTGTCATTAACTAACTACGTCATCAACCAAGGAATCGAAGACAAAATCTTCAAAGACTAA